Proteins from a single region of Streptomyces glaucescens:
- a CDS encoding glycoside hydrolase family 13 protein codes for MSQHTADPAPNSAVATVAKRRDWWRDAVIYQVYPRSFADSNGDGMGDLEGVRSRLPYLRDLGVDAVWLSPFYASPQADAGYDVADYRAVDPMFGNLLDADALIRDAHELGLRIIVDLVPNHSSDQHEWFKRAVAEGPGSPLRERYHFRPGKGEHGELPPNDWESIFGGPAWTRVTEPDGTPGEWYLHLFAPEQPDFNWDHPAVGDEFRSILRFWLDMGVDGFRIDVAHGLVKAEGLPDLGSHDQLKLLGNDVMPFFDQDGVHEIYRQWRLVLDEYAGERIFVAEAWTPTVERTANYVRPDELHQAFNFQYLGTHWDAEELRGVIDRTLEAMRPVNAPATWVLSNHDVTRHATRFANPPGLGTQIRTAGDRELGLKRARAATLLMLALPGSAYVYQGEELGLPDVVDLPDEVRQDPAYFRGEGQDGFRDGCRVPIPWTRTGPSYGFGSGGSWLPQPAEWAELSVEAQQGVPGSTLELYRSALAVRRTQPDLGAGDAVEWLKAPEGVLAFRRGEFTCVANTGGEAVTTPAYGRLLLASGEVLEGDGDVKLPADTTVWFSTAG; via the coding sequence ATGAGCCAGCACACTGCCGACCCGGCACCGAACTCCGCCGTCGCCACCGTCGCCAAGCGCCGTGACTGGTGGCGGGACGCGGTGATCTACCAGGTCTATCCGCGCAGCTTCGCCGACAGCAACGGCGACGGCATGGGCGACCTGGAAGGCGTACGCTCCCGCCTCCCGTACCTGCGCGACCTCGGCGTGGACGCCGTGTGGCTCAGCCCCTTCTACGCCTCCCCGCAGGCCGACGCCGGATACGACGTCGCCGACTACCGGGCCGTCGACCCCATGTTCGGCAACCTCCTGGACGCCGACGCGCTGATCCGCGACGCCCACGAGCTGGGCCTGCGCATCATCGTCGACCTGGTGCCCAACCACTCCTCCGACCAGCACGAGTGGTTCAAGCGGGCGGTCGCCGAGGGACCCGGCTCGCCGCTCCGGGAGCGCTACCACTTCCGCCCCGGCAAGGGCGAGCACGGTGAGCTGCCGCCGAACGACTGGGAGTCCATCTTCGGCGGACCCGCCTGGACCCGGGTCACCGAGCCGGACGGCACCCCCGGCGAGTGGTACCTGCACCTGTTCGCCCCCGAGCAGCCCGACTTCAACTGGGACCACCCGGCGGTCGGCGACGAGTTCCGCTCGATCCTGCGCTTCTGGCTGGACATGGGCGTCGACGGCTTCCGCATCGACGTCGCCCACGGCCTGGTGAAGGCCGAGGGCCTGCCGGACCTGGGCTCCCACGACCAGCTCAAGCTGCTGGGCAACGATGTCATGCCGTTCTTCGACCAGGACGGTGTGCACGAGATCTACCGCCAGTGGCGGCTGGTCCTCGACGAGTACGCCGGTGAGCGCATCTTCGTCGCCGAGGCGTGGACCCCGACCGTCGAGCGCACCGCCAACTACGTCCGCCCCGACGAGCTGCACCAGGCGTTCAACTTCCAGTACCTGGGCACCCACTGGGACGCCGAGGAGCTGCGCGGGGTGATCGACCGCACGCTGGAGGCCATGCGCCCGGTGAACGCCCCGGCCACCTGGGTGCTGTCCAACCACGACGTCACCCGGCACGCCACCCGCTTCGCCAACCCGCCCGGCCTCGGCACCCAGATCCGCACCGCCGGCGACCGCGAGCTGGGCCTGAAGCGGGCCCGCGCGGCCACCCTGCTGATGCTGGCGCTGCCCGGCTCCGCCTACGTCTACCAGGGCGAGGAGCTGGGCCTGCCGGACGTCGTCGACCTGCCCGACGAGGTGCGCCAGGACCCTGCCTACTTCCGCGGCGAGGGCCAGGACGGCTTCCGCGACGGCTGCCGGGTGCCGATCCCGTGGACCCGCACCGGTCCGTCGTACGGCTTCGGCAGCGGCGGGAGCTGGCTGCCCCAGCCGGCCGAGTGGGCCGAACTGAGCGTCGAGGCGCAGCAGGGCGTGCCCGGTTCCACCCTGGAGCTGTACCGCTCGGCTCTGGCCGTCCGCCGCACGCAGCCGGACCTCGGCGCGGGCGACGCGGTGGAGTGGCTCAAGGCGCCCGAGGGCGTGCTCGCCTTCCGGCGCGGGGAGTTCACCTGCGTGGCCAACACCGGCGGCGAGGCGGTGACCACCCCGGCGTACGGGCGGCTGCTGCTCGCCAGCGGTGAGGTCCTGGAGGGCGACGGGGACGTGAAGCTGCCCGCCGACACCACCGTGTGGTTCAGCACGGCTGGGTAA
- a CDS encoding sugar ABC transporter permease, which yields MSTTTITKSAAADQAAPAPAKARRRGGRGLAGTLTSHGLLVLASLIALFPIVWLVFLSLGPDKDDYLHPGRIWSTMTLDNYSFVLQETNFFDWLKSTLIVSLGTTVIGVMIAATTGYAVSRMRFPGYKKFMWVLLCTQMFPIAVLIVPMYQILSELRLIDTYLGLILVYCSTAVPYCAWLLKGYFDTIPFEIDEAGRVDGLSPFGTFFRLILPLARPGLAVAAFYSFITAFGEVAFATTFLLDDEKYTFAVGLQSFVSEHDAQRNLMAATAVLIAIPVSAFFYLVQKNLVTGLTAGGTKG from the coding sequence ATGAGCACCACGACCATCACCAAGTCCGCCGCCGCGGACCAGGCCGCCCCCGCGCCCGCGAAGGCGCGCCGGCGCGGCGGGCGCGGCCTCGCCGGGACCCTCACCTCCCACGGCCTGCTCGTCCTCGCGAGCCTGATCGCCCTCTTCCCGATCGTCTGGCTGGTCTTCCTGTCCCTCGGCCCGGACAAGGACGACTACCTGCACCCCGGGCGCATCTGGTCGACGATGACCCTGGACAACTACAGCTTCGTGCTCCAGGAGACCAACTTCTTCGACTGGCTGAAGAGCACGCTGATCGTCTCGCTCGGCACCACCGTCATCGGCGTCATGATCGCGGCCACCACCGGCTACGCGGTCTCCCGCATGCGCTTCCCCGGCTACAAGAAGTTCATGTGGGTGCTGCTGTGCACCCAGATGTTCCCGATCGCCGTGCTGATCGTGCCGATGTACCAGATCCTGTCGGAGCTCCGGCTCATCGACACCTACCTCGGCCTGATCCTCGTCTACTGCTCCACCGCGGTCCCGTACTGCGCCTGGCTGCTGAAGGGGTACTTCGACACCATCCCCTTCGAGATCGACGAGGCCGGCCGGGTCGACGGGCTCTCCCCGTTCGGCACCTTCTTCCGGCTGATCCTGCCGCTCGCCCGGCCGGGCCTCGCGGTGGCCGCGTTCTACAGCTTCATCACCGCCTTCGGTGAGGTCGCCTTCGCCACCACGTTCCTGCTGGACGACGAGAAGTACACCTTCGCCGTCGGCCTCCAGAGCTTCGTGAGCGAGCACGACGCCCAGCGCAACCTGATGGCCGCGACGGCCGTGCTCATCGCGATACCGGTGTCCGCGTTCTTCTACCTCGTGCAGAAGAACCTGGTGACCGGCCTCACCGCGGGCGGCACGAAGGGCTGA
- a CDS encoding alpha-amylase has protein sequence MASSRTVSGAVALAAAAAFLAPAGAAHASPPGTKDVTAVLFEWNFASVAKECTTRLGPAGYGYVQVSPPAEHIQGSQWWTSYQPVSYRIAGRLGDRTAFKNMVDTCHAAGVKVVVDTVINHMAAGNGTGTGGTAYTKYNYPGLYSSYDFDDCTAQISNYQDRWNVQRCELVGLADLDTGENYVRGAIAGYMNDLLSLGVDGFRIDAAKHMDAADLANIKSRLTNPSVYWKQEVIHGAGEAVQPAEYTGNGDVQEFRYAYDLKRVFNNENLAYLKNYGEGWGYLKSSGAGVFVDNHDTERNGSTLSYKDNATYTLANVFMLAWPYGAPDINSGYEFTDHDAGPPNGGRVDACWQSGWKCQHAWPEIQRMVAFRNATRGEAVTNWWDNGGDAIAFGRGSKGFVAINHESGSLTRTYQTSLPAGTYCNVQSNTPVTVNSSGQFTATLGAHTALAIHAGKPSC, from the coding sequence ATGGCCAGCAGCAGAACCGTTTCCGGCGCCGTCGCGCTCGCCGCGGCGGCAGCCTTCCTGGCACCCGCCGGCGCCGCTCACGCCTCCCCTCCCGGCACCAAGGACGTCACCGCCGTCCTCTTCGAATGGAACTTCGCCTCGGTGGCGAAGGAGTGCACCACCCGCCTCGGCCCCGCCGGCTACGGCTACGTGCAGGTCTCCCCGCCCGCCGAGCACATACAGGGGTCCCAGTGGTGGACCTCCTACCAGCCGGTCAGCTACCGGATCGCCGGGCGGCTGGGCGACCGCACCGCCTTCAAGAACATGGTCGACACCTGTCACGCGGCCGGAGTGAAGGTCGTCGTCGACACCGTCATCAACCACATGGCCGCGGGCAACGGCACCGGCACCGGCGGCACCGCGTACACCAAGTACAACTACCCCGGCCTGTACTCGTCGTACGACTTCGACGACTGCACCGCCCAGATCAGCAACTACCAGGACCGCTGGAACGTCCAGCGCTGCGAACTGGTCGGCCTCGCGGACCTGGACACCGGCGAGAACTACGTGCGCGGCGCCATCGCCGGCTACATGAACGACCTGCTCTCGCTCGGCGTCGACGGCTTCCGCATCGACGCCGCCAAGCACATGGACGCCGCCGACCTGGCGAACATCAAGTCCCGCCTGACCAACCCGTCCGTCTACTGGAAGCAGGAAGTCATCCACGGCGCCGGCGAGGCCGTCCAGCCCGCCGAGTACACCGGCAACGGCGACGTCCAGGAGTTCCGCTACGCCTACGACCTCAAGCGGGTCTTCAACAACGAGAACCTCGCCTACCTGAAGAACTACGGCGAGGGCTGGGGCTACCTGAAGAGCTCCGGCGCCGGTGTCTTCGTCGACAACCACGACACCGAGCGCAACGGCTCCACGCTCAGCTACAAGGACAACGCCACCTACACCCTGGCCAACGTCTTCATGCTGGCCTGGCCCTACGGCGCGCCCGACATCAACTCCGGCTACGAGTTCACCGACCACGACGCCGGACCGCCGAACGGCGGCCGGGTCGACGCCTGCTGGCAGAGCGGCTGGAAGTGCCAGCACGCCTGGCCCGAGATCCAGCGCATGGTCGCCTTCCGCAACGCCACCCGCGGCGAGGCCGTCACCAACTGGTGGGACAACGGCGGCGACGCCATCGCCTTCGGACGCGGCAGCAAGGGCTTCGTGGCCATCAACCACGAGTCCGGCTCCCTGACCCGCACCTACCAGACCTCCCTGCCCGCGGGCACGTACTGCAACGTGCAGAGCAACACCCCGGTGACGGTGAACTCCAGTGGCCAGTTCACCGCCACCCTCGGTGCCCACACCGCACTGGCGATCCACGCCGGCAAGCCGTCCTGCTAA
- a CDS encoding carbohydrate ABC transporter permease has translation MTVAIDRATGKRSGDRGPRSGLGRRLKNSYQRYWYAYAMITPVILVLGALVLYPLAYGFYLTLTDADSLNSARTIGVNEIEATYKFIGFDNYADILWGETAYDRFWSHFIWTVFWTAACVALHYSLGLGLALLLNQKLRGRTFYRLILILPWAVPTFTTVFGWRFMLADSGLINSGLDFLGLPTPAWLEDTFWQRFAAIMVNTWCGVPFMMLSLLGGLQSIDSTLYEAAEMDGASRWQQFRYVTLPGLRTVSSTVILLGVIWTFNQFAIIFLLFGNTAPDAQILVTWAYQLGFGQQPREFAESAAYGILLLGILIVFTSFYRRWLNRDEQAAI, from the coding sequence ATGACAGTCGCCATCGATCGTGCGACCGGCAAGCGGAGCGGTGACCGCGGTCCCCGGTCCGGCCTGGGCCGCCGTCTCAAGAACAGCTACCAGAGGTACTGGTACGCCTACGCGATGATCACCCCGGTCATCCTCGTACTCGGCGCCCTCGTGCTGTACCCCCTGGCCTACGGCTTCTACCTGACGCTCACCGACGCCGACAGCCTGAACTCGGCCCGCACGATCGGCGTCAACGAGATCGAGGCCACCTACAAGTTCATCGGGTTCGACAACTACGCGGACATCCTCTGGGGCGAGACCGCCTACGACCGCTTCTGGTCGCACTTCATCTGGACCGTCTTCTGGACGGCCGCCTGCGTCGCCCTGCACTACTCCCTCGGGCTCGGCCTCGCGCTGCTGCTCAACCAGAAGCTGCGCGGGCGCACCTTCTACCGGCTGATCCTGATCCTGCCGTGGGCCGTGCCGACGTTCACCACCGTCTTCGGCTGGCGCTTCATGCTCGCCGACAGCGGCCTGATCAACTCCGGTCTCGACTTCCTCGGCCTGCCCACCCCGGCGTGGCTGGAGGACACCTTCTGGCAGCGGTTCGCCGCGATCATGGTCAACACCTGGTGCGGTGTGCCGTTCATGATGCTGTCGCTGCTCGGCGGCCTGCAGTCGATCGACAGCACGCTGTACGAGGCCGCGGAGATGGACGGGGCGAGCCGCTGGCAGCAGTTCCGCTACGTCACGCTGCCCGGCCTGCGCACCGTCAGCTCCACGGTGATCCTGCTCGGCGTCATCTGGACCTTCAACCAGTTCGCGATCATCTTCCTGCTGTTCGGCAACACCGCCCCCGACGCGCAGATCCTGGTCACCTGGGCCTACCAGCTCGGCTTCGGGCAGCAACCGCGCGAGTTCGCCGAGTCGGCCGCCTACGGCATCCTGCTGCTGGGCATCCTGATCGTCTTCACCTCCTTCTACCGCCGCTGGCTGAACCGCGATGAGCAAGCCGCGATCTGA